The Pseudobythopirellula maris genome has a window encoding:
- a CDS encoding alpha/beta hydrolase, giving the protein MTSSTPPADEAVADHATEPVSRWPRRLRRLAAVALALVGLQLLGDLVYSAYIAAAIEAWEETVAWNADGVREGCGAHSLGPVDDPSATALLLVHGFNASPRHWDLIAPELAERGFAVRVMRLPGFCERVSEYADSRAEEWVAAVTKELAQLREKHDRVGVVAHSLGGATTIGALLDGAPLDGAERGDDPMVDFAVLLAPAVKVSSARAPIGTTRFWHEFSKRAFLFTDTLRSPYDMDCHDESRLGWPGRTPFSPIAVVDSLYGLMDRNAPRAELFRTPLLMVLSKSDIIVDTAAAAAYYERIPSETKELLVLENSGHAIPLDYQWREVMEAIAGFAESNGD; this is encoded by the coding sequence ATGACCTCTTCCACGCCACCAGCCGACGAGGCGGTTGCAGACCACGCCACGGAGCCAGTCTCCCGGTGGCCCCGCCGCCTGCGGCGGCTGGCCGCAGTCGCCCTGGCCCTGGTCGGCCTGCAGCTGCTGGGCGACTTGGTCTACTCGGCCTATATCGCTGCGGCGATCGAGGCCTGGGAGGAGACCGTGGCCTGGAACGCCGATGGGGTGCGGGAGGGATGTGGCGCCCACTCGCTCGGCCCGGTCGACGACCCGTCGGCGACGGCTTTACTGCTGGTCCACGGGTTCAACGCCTCGCCGCGCCACTGGGACCTGATCGCCCCCGAACTGGCGGAGCGCGGATTCGCGGTGCGTGTGATGCGGCTGCCGGGGTTTTGCGAGCGCGTTTCCGAGTACGCCGACAGCCGGGCCGAAGAGTGGGTAGCCGCTGTCACCAAAGAGCTCGCCCAACTCCGGGAGAAGCACGACCGCGTGGGGGTCGTGGCCCACTCGCTCGGCGGGGCGACGACGATCGGGGCGTTGCTTGACGGGGCGCCGCTCGATGGGGCGGAGCGGGGCGACGACCCGATGGTCGACTTCGCGGTGCTGCTCGCCCCGGCGGTGAAGGTCTCCAGCGCCCGCGCGCCGATCGGCACGACCCGTTTCTGGCACGAGTTCTCCAAGCGGGCGTTTCTGTTCACCGACACGCTGCGCTCGCCTTACGACATGGACTGCCACGACGAGTCGCGGCTCGGTTGGCCCGGCCGCACGCCGTTCTCGCCGATCGCCGTGGTCGACAGCCTGTACGGCCTGATGGATCGCAACGCTCCGCGCGCCGAGTTGTTCCGCACGCCGCTGCTGATGGTGCTCAGCAAGAGCGACATCATCGTCGACACCGCGGCGGCGGCGGCGTACTACGAGCGGATCCCCTCCGAGACGAAGGAGCTGCTGGTGCTGGAGAACAGCGGGCACGCGATCCCGCTCGATTACCAGTGGCGTGAGGTGATGGAGGCGATCGCCGGCTTCGCCGAGTCCAACGGCGATTGA
- the accB gene encoding acetyl-CoA carboxylase biotin carboxyl carrier protein has translation MASEKDPAGAGDVFDVSKVRQLVELMNDHDLAEIVLQQGEQKMKLRRGGEPVTIAATPAQPAPALAAPAAAPSAAPAPAPSAAPAADAAAEVIPSPMVGTFYTSANPESAAFVKPGDQVGPDTTICIIEAMKVFNEIPADCSGKIVAVLVENGAAVEFGQPLFKIEKG, from the coding sequence ATGGCAAGTGAAAAAGACCCCGCCGGTGCGGGAGACGTGTTTGATGTCAGCAAGGTCCGTCAGCTCGTCGAGCTGATGAACGACCACGACCTGGCGGAAATCGTTCTCCAGCAGGGCGAGCAGAAGATGAAACTGCGGCGCGGCGGCGAGCCCGTCACGATCGCCGCGACCCCCGCCCAACCGGCCCCCGCTCTGGCGGCCCCGGCCGCCGCACCGTCGGCCGCGCCGGCCCCTGCCCCGTCGGCCGCACCCGCGGCGGACGCCGCGGCCGAGGTCATCCCCAGCCCGATGGTCGGCACGTTCTACACCTCGGCGAACCCCGAGTCGGCGGCGTTCGTCAAACCGGGCGACCAAGTCGGTCCCGACACCACGATCTGCATCATCGAAGCGATGAAGGTCTTCAACGAGATCCCGGCCGATTGCTCGGGCAAGATCGTCGCGGTGCTGGTCGAGAACGGCGCCGCGGTCGAGTTCGGCCAGCCGCTGTTCAAGATCGAGAAGGGGTAA